The Ranitomeya imitator isolate aRanImi1 chromosome 6, aRanImi1.pri, whole genome shotgun sequence genome window below encodes:
- the METTL6 gene encoding tRNA N(3)-methylcytidine methyltransferase METTL6, which translates to MASSTLCVDESAGVTDSTCGRWSSSGVTFQKKADKLELPTTYGAPNVQTDVTLVSEFKQLKLEKEAQKNWDLFYKRNSTNFFKDRHWTTREFEELKACREFENQRLMMLEAGCGVGNCLFPLLEEDRNLFVYACDFSPRAIQFVKQNSCYNPDTCKAFQCDLTKDNLTDEISADSVDVATLIFVLSAIHPDKMHLAVENIYKVLKPGGCVLFRDYGLNDHAMLRFKTGNRLGENFYVRQDGTRSYFFTTEYLQLLFTKAGYREVCNEYVLRETVNKKEGLCVPRVFVQSKFHKPE; encoded by the exons ATGGCGTCGAGTACTCTTTGTGTGGACGAGTCAGCGGGGGTCACGGACTCTACTTGTGGAAGATGGTCTTCATCAGGAGTAACTTTTCAGAAAAAGGCCGATAAATTAGAACTTCCAACCACTTATGGTGCCCCGAACGTCCAGACTGATGTTACATTGGTGTCCGAATTCAAGCAACTAAAGCTGGAAAAAGAAGCACAGAAGAACTGGGACCTTTTCTACAAGAGAAATAGCACCAATTTCTTCAAGGACAGACACTGGACAACCAGGGAGTTTGAGGAACTTAAAGCATGCAGGGAG tttgagaATCAACGACTGATGATGTTAGAAGCTGGTTGTGGTGTTGGCAACTGCTTATTTCCATTATTAGAGGAAGACCGTAACCTCTTTGTATACGCCTGTGACTTTTCTCCTAGAGCCATACAGTTTGTAAAG CAAAATTCATGCTACAATCCAGATACCTGCAAAGCATTCCAGTGTGATCTGACCAAAGACAATCTGACAGACGAGATCTCTGCAGACAGTGTGGATGTGGCAACTTTAATCTTTGTCCTCTCTGCAATCCATCCAGACAAAATGCACCTTGCCGTGGAAAATATTTACAAG GTGTTAAAACCAGGCGGCTGCGTTTTATTCCGAGACTATGGGCTGAATGACCATGCCATGTTGCGCTTTAAAACCGGAAACCGGCTTGGAGAAAACTTTTACGTAAGACAAGAtggaacacgatcttatttttttacTACAG AATACTTGCAACTTCTCTTCACAAAAGCCGGATACAGGGAAGTGTGCAATGAGTACGTGCTGCGAGAGACTGTCAACAAGAAGGAAGGCCTCTGTGTGCCTCGAGTTTTCGTTCAGAGCAAATTTCATAAACCTGAGTGA